One genomic segment of Schistosoma haematobium chromosome 6, whole genome shotgun sequence includes these proteins:
- the PRKG1_2 gene encoding cGMP-dependent protein kinase 1, variant 4 (EggNog:ENOG410V6G2~COG:S) → MNVENSQFVKCASVSDNRLCAMCSENEFKYKCPKCEVKTCSLSCCNDHKAQFDCTGICDTITYCRKENYSMFFFQKDYRLLEEIDRENACREKQLLSLSHRNTGRIRRRNQLVKLANEYGVTLRLAPTLMLSRTKVNKTRVHIQKDEPKIILWSIEFSLMSSEEASDVTCITSHSKSIRLVVHDQEQLTRLCTIWSNHILNVSSERQDALITYYPSGSPPFGKISSWLHSKTSRPSDSTAKFYFYVNVQENGVEQVSKDIKTTTTLQNNYVKVFSTRRLIDILTIPGFIIHEMPTIYVSKKDLTNKNTNQ, encoded by the exons ATGAATGTAGAAAATTCGCAATTTGTGAAATGTGCTTCAGTCAGTGACAATCGGTTATGCGCTATGTGCTCAGAAAATGAGTTTAAATACAAATGTCCGAAATGTGAAGTAAAAACTTGTAGTCTTTCATGCTGTAATGACCATAAAGCACAGTTTGATTGTACGGGCATATGTGATACTATTACCTATTGTCGGAAAGAGAATTATTCAATGTTCTTCTTTCAGAAAGACTATAGATTACTAGAGGAAATAGACAGGGAAAATGCTTGTAGGGAGAAACAACTTTTATCG CTATCTCATCGAAATACTGGGAGGATACGTAGAAGGAATCAACTAGTAAAGTTGGCCAATGAATATGGTGTAACACTTCGACTCGCACCAACACTCATGTTGTCACGTACAAAAGTCAACAAAACCCGTGTCCATATACAGAAAGACGAACCTAAAATTATTTTATGGAGCATAGAATTTAGTCTTATGTCTTCGGAAGAAGCTTCAGATGTAACTTGTATTACCAGCCATTCGAAATCAATACGTCTGGTCGTACATGACCAAGAGCAACTGACACGTTTATGTACTATATGGAGCAATCACATACTTAATGTATCATCTGAACGGCAAGATGCGCTGATTACGTATTATCCCTCTGGTTCACCGCCTTTTGGAAAAATTTCATCATGGTTACATTCCAAAACAAGTCGACCTTCTGATTCCACTGCCAAGTTTTATTTCTATGTAAATGTCCAAGAAAATGGTGTTGAACAAGTAAGCAAAGAtatcaaaacaacaacaactctTCAGAATAATTATGTGAAAGTATTCTCAACGAGAAGATTGATTGATATACTGACAATCCCTGGCTTTATCATCCATGAGATGCCAACAATTTATGTCTCAAAGAAAGACTTgacaaacaaaaatacaaaccaatag